The window TTCTGCCCGGCTTGTTTCTCAGAGAAGATCGAGTGGACCGATGTCGGCGCGCGCGGCGCGAGCCTCTATTCCTTTACCACGCAGAGCCGCTCGCTTCGCTTCGGCGCGCCGGCGGTAATCGGCATTGTGGAAATCCCGGGCGTCGGCAGAATTCTCTCGAAGATCAACGCCAAACTCGATGAACTCGCCATCGGGCAGAGACTCAAGTTCGAACCGTTCAAGGTTTCCGAGAGAATCA is drawn from Chrysiogenia bacterium and contains these coding sequences:
- a CDS encoding OB-fold domain-containing protein, whose product is MKDLIDKYSWEAIKHDNDGATLEYYRSLGEDGVFRSTACGDCGKISYPPRTFCPACFSEKIEWTDVGARGASLYSFTTQSRSLRFGAPAVIGIVEIPGVGRILSKINAKLDELAIGQRLKFEPFKVSERI